From Motilibacter peucedani, the proteins below share one genomic window:
- a CDS encoding Fpg/Nei family DNA glycosylase yields MPELPEVEALARFLTERAVGHVVARVDVAAINVLKTYSPPITSLGGLAVESVTRHGKFLDIDVSGLHLVIHLARAGWLRWSDTLGATPPKPGGKGPIALRLHLDDGSGFDLTEAGTQKRLAVYLVSDPLEVPGIRTLGPEPLAEEFTVDVLAGILARAGRQQVKGVLRDQSVIAGIGNAYSDEVLHAARLSPFKPASGLSADEVARLYAAVETTLEDAVGRSVGLAAGKLKAEKKIGMRVHGRTGEACPVCGDTVREVSFADRSLQYCPTCQTGGQVLADRRLSRLLK; encoded by the coding sequence GTGCCGGAGCTTCCCGAGGTCGAGGCGCTCGCGAGGTTCCTCACCGAGCGCGCCGTGGGCCACGTCGTGGCGCGCGTCGACGTGGCCGCGATCAACGTGCTGAAGACGTACTCACCGCCCATCACCTCGCTCGGCGGGCTGGCCGTCGAGTCGGTCACCCGGCACGGCAAGTTCCTCGACATCGACGTCAGCGGCCTGCACCTGGTCATCCACCTGGCACGTGCCGGCTGGCTGCGCTGGTCCGACACCCTGGGCGCGACCCCGCCGAAGCCGGGCGGCAAGGGACCGATCGCGCTGCGCCTGCACCTCGACGACGGCTCGGGCTTCGACCTCACCGAGGCCGGCACGCAGAAGCGGCTCGCGGTCTACCTGGTCAGCGACCCGCTCGAGGTGCCAGGCATCCGCACGCTGGGTCCCGAGCCGCTGGCCGAGGAGTTCACCGTCGACGTGCTCGCCGGCATCCTGGCGCGCGCGGGCCGCCAGCAGGTCAAGGGCGTGCTGCGCGACCAGTCGGTGATCGCCGGGATCGGCAACGCCTACTCCGACGAGGTGCTGCACGCGGCGCGGCTCTCGCCGTTCAAGCCCGCCTCCGGCCTGAGCGCCGACGAGGTCGCGCGCCTCTACGCGGCGGTCGAGACCACGCTCGAGGACGCGGTGGGTCGCTCGGTCGGGCTGGCCGCCGGGAAGCTGAAGGCCGAGAAGAAGATCGGCATGCGCGTGCACGGCCGCACCGGCGAGGCGTGCCCGGTGTGCGGCGACACGGTGCGCGAGGTGTCCTTCGCCGACCGCTCGCTGCAGTACTGCCCCACCTGCCAGACCGGCGGTCAGGTGCTCGCCGACCGGCGGCTCTCGCGGCTGCTCAAGTGA
- a CDS encoding SDR family NAD(P)-dependent oxidoreductase: MDLGLAGKVAVVTGASVGIGLAVSEGFAAEGASVVMAARGADRLAAEAGRIAAERGVETLALACDVATAAGCAELVARTTERFGGADVLVNNAGSGSNETIQEAPDEKWQAYWDLHVMAAVRLARGFVPTMRARGGGVVLHNASICAVQPLSYEPIYNVTKAALMMFSKTLSTEVVGDGIRVNCINPGLVLTPDWVKTAKQLTADSGGDWQAHLDGVAREHAANGRFATPAEVADFMVFLCSERASYSVGSTYPVDGGMLRGV, translated from the coding sequence ATGGACCTCGGACTCGCCGGCAAGGTCGCCGTCGTCACCGGAGCGAGCGTCGGCATCGGGCTCGCCGTCAGCGAGGGGTTCGCGGCCGAGGGCGCCTCGGTCGTCATGGCGGCCCGCGGGGCCGACCGGCTCGCCGCCGAGGCCGGACGCATCGCGGCCGAGCGCGGCGTCGAGACGCTGGCCCTGGCCTGCGACGTCGCGACGGCAGCCGGGTGCGCGGAGCTGGTGGCGCGTACGACCGAGCGCTTCGGCGGCGCCGACGTGCTGGTCAACAACGCCGGGTCCGGCTCGAACGAGACGATCCAGGAGGCGCCCGACGAGAAGTGGCAGGCCTACTGGGACCTGCACGTCATGGCCGCGGTGCGACTGGCGCGCGGGTTCGTCCCCACGATGCGGGCGCGCGGGGGCGGGGTCGTGCTGCACAACGCGTCGATCTGCGCGGTGCAGCCGCTGTCGTACGAGCCGATCTACAACGTCACCAAGGCCGCGCTGATGATGTTCAGCAAGACGCTGTCCACCGAGGTCGTGGGCGACGGCATCCGGGTCAACTGCATCAACCCCGGGCTGGTGCTCACGCCGGACTGGGTCAAGACGGCCAAGCAGCTCACGGCCGACAGCGGCGGCGACTGGCAGGCCCACCTCGACGGCGTCGCGCGCGAGCACGCGGCGAACGGCCGCTTCGCGACGCCGGCGGAGGTGGCCGACTTCATGGTGTTCCTCTGCTCCGAGCGGGCCAGCTACTCCGTCGGCAGCACCTACCCCGTCGACGGGGGCATGCTGCGCGGGGTCTGA
- a CDS encoding Rieske (2Fe-2S) protein, whose protein sequence is MTSSPVLGRRAMLAGACLTCVGAVAGCSSSSGSDSGSAPAQPAGSAPAAAPSAAASSSASGSASASASSGSKGLVALADVPVGSGVVVDGSDGPLVVAQPQAGTVVAYSAICTHQGVVVGVDGDQAACPAHGSRFRLSDGSVARGPAPKPLPKASVAVQGDQVVLA, encoded by the coding sequence ATGACCTCGTCCCCCGTCCTCGGCCGCCGCGCGATGCTCGCCGGAGCGTGCCTGACCTGCGTCGGAGCCGTCGCCGGCTGCTCGTCCTCGTCGGGCTCCGACTCCGGCTCCGCGCCTGCCCAGCCCGCCGGCTCCGCACCCGCCGCGGCTCCCAGCGCCGCGGCGTCGAGCTCGGCCTCGGGCTCGGCGTCGGCCAGCGCGTCCTCCGGTTCGAAGGGGCTGGTGGCGCTCGCAGACGTGCCCGTCGGCTCGGGCGTCGTCGTCGACGGCTCCGACGGCCCGCTGGTCGTCGCCCAGCCCCAGGCCGGCACGGTCGTCGCCTACTCCGCCATCTGCACCCACCAGGGCGTGGTCGTGGGCGTCGACGGCGACCAGGCCGCCTGCCCCGCCCACGGCTCCCGCTTCCGCCTCAGCGACGGCTCGGTCGCCCGCGGCCCCGCCCCGAAGCCCCTGCCCAAGGCCAGCGTCGCCGTCCAGGGCGACCAGGTCGTCCTCGCCTGA
- a CDS encoding DUF2231 domain-containing protein — protein sequence MGPTHINGLPAHPLLVHAVVGLVPLAAILVVVAAVWPAARVRLGVVPPLVALAALVSIPPTTHAGEALEHDLGVENPLVEKHAHLGDQLLPWVAVLFVVAAVAWFLMRRPATPRALHAVTAVVAVVVAVGSTWMTYRIGDSGAKAVWDGVGASRS from the coding sequence ATGGGACCCACGCACATCAACGGGCTGCCGGCCCACCCGCTGCTCGTGCACGCGGTGGTCGGGCTGGTGCCCCTCGCGGCGATCCTCGTCGTCGTGGCCGCCGTGTGGCCGGCCGCGCGCGTCCGGCTCGGGGTCGTCCCGCCGCTCGTGGCGCTCGCCGCTCTGGTCTCGATCCCCCCCACCACGCACGCCGGCGAGGCGCTCGAGCACGACCTCGGCGTGGAGAACCCGCTCGTCGAGAAGCACGCGCACCTCGGCGACCAGCTGCTGCCGTGGGTCGCCGTCCTCTTCGTCGTCGCGGCGGTGGCGTGGTTCCTCATGCGCCGGCCGGCGACGCCGCGGGCGCTGCACGCCGTCACCGCGGTCGTGGCCGTCGTGGTGGCCGTGGGCTCGACGTGGATGACCTACCGGATCGGCGACTCCGGCGCCAAGGCGGTCTGGGACGGCGTGGGGGCGTCGCGCAGCTGA
- a CDS encoding acyl-CoA thioesterase, with protein sequence MPEDTPAGAVETVDVHFDDLDALGMLHNSRYVVLVERALAAYWTARGYSFRYGKPTKPDVIQVVRELRITYSVPVLHPGPLSVHFWVAKVGTTSVTYRFRVESADRSVVHAEGSRVVVRVDPESGRPTPWTDEARADAQALLSPDA encoded by the coding sequence ATGCCCGAGGACACGCCGGCCGGTGCCGTCGAGACCGTCGACGTGCACTTCGACGACCTCGACGCGCTGGGCATGCTCCACAACTCGCGCTACGTCGTGCTCGTCGAGCGCGCGCTGGCGGCCTACTGGACCGCGCGCGGCTACAGCTTCCGCTACGGAAAGCCCACCAAGCCCGACGTCATCCAGGTCGTCCGCGAGCTGCGGATCACCTACAGCGTGCCGGTGCTCCACCCGGGCCCGCTCAGCGTGCACTTCTGGGTGGCGAAGGTCGGCACCACCTCGGTGACCTACCGCTTCCGCGTCGAGTCGGCCGACCGCTCGGTCGTGCACGCCGAGGGCAGCCGGGTCGTCGTCCGCGTCGACCCCGAGAGCGGTCGCCCGACGCCGTGGACCGACGAGGCCCGCGCCGACGCGCAGGCGCTGCTCAGCCCTGACGCCTGA
- a CDS encoding ArnT family glycosyltransferase → MATSVAPELGAGAGVAPAPGAVRARHARPRTSRLPDLLVGLAFVVAELAVLWRTRPAPYWGDSYEVYRHALAWPERGSEPVHHALRIGTLIPVRGAIELLGRGQGSYYAWPALCSVLLVASTYALARQLGGFAAAVLATTAMVLTPALVDAGSGQNLTALQLTPDVPCAAFLTLAYALLVAGSRRRNPLWLAGAGAALGWAYLVREYAAFVFPAFLVAVLALKVRPRRWVWLVLPALACYALELANGQYVYGWPFARLTEASKHGSEGAGATTKDRALNGFWDALQSNPRGTTIGVLALVAVAGVVVAHRHRLAALVLGSWLAAFWLALTLTGGWLHPEAPSLRNFYIRYWIPVLPAAYVGSAVVAVALGGLLLRLLPWRSLRVVVGSAAVVAALAWYAVPSVDLLRHPGNDEPAWNAVRAWLVHNEPRRVLAEPRAARTLTFYTREPVGGDVVWGGAIDAYLGDFDPSRPPALNSSFRGHLPATRYPADDALLVAPTGPKGEHLPGTSLYFDAPMDDDGWTEVLDVYPLRLYVADRSALAKRLGLG, encoded by the coding sequence ATGGCTACGTCGGTCGCACCCGAGCTCGGGGCCGGAGCCGGCGTGGCGCCGGCTCCCGGCGCGGTCCGTGCGCGCCACGCCCGACCGCGTACCAGTCGTCTCCCCGACCTGCTGGTCGGCCTCGCGTTCGTCGTCGCCGAGCTCGCCGTGCTGTGGCGCACCCGGCCGGCGCCCTACTGGGGCGACTCCTACGAGGTCTACCGGCACGCGCTGGCCTGGCCCGAGCGCGGCTCGGAGCCGGTGCACCACGCGCTGCGCATCGGCACCCTGATCCCGGTGCGCGGGGCGATCGAGCTGCTCGGCCGGGGCCAGGGCTCCTACTACGCCTGGCCCGCGCTCTGCTCGGTGCTGCTCGTCGCCTCCACCTACGCTCTGGCGCGCCAGCTCGGCGGGTTCGCAGCCGCGGTGCTGGCGACGACCGCGATGGTGCTGACGCCCGCGCTGGTCGACGCCGGGTCCGGTCAGAACCTCACCGCGTTGCAGCTGACCCCCGACGTGCCGTGCGCGGCGTTCCTGACGCTCGCCTACGCGCTGCTGGTCGCGGGCTCGCGGCGGCGCAACCCGCTGTGGCTGGCCGGTGCGGGTGCCGCGCTGGGCTGGGCCTACCTCGTGCGCGAGTACGCCGCCTTCGTCTTCCCTGCCTTCCTCGTCGCCGTGCTGGCGCTCAAGGTGCGGCCGCGGCGCTGGGTCTGGCTGGTCCTCCCGGCGCTCGCCTGCTACGCCCTTGAGCTGGCCAACGGGCAGTACGTCTACGGCTGGCCCTTCGCCCGGCTGACCGAGGCGAGCAAGCACGGGTCCGAGGGCGCGGGGGCGACCACCAAGGACCGCGCGCTCAACGGCTTCTGGGACGCGCTGCAGTCCAACCCTCGCGGCACGACGATCGGGGTTCTGGCGCTGGTCGCGGTCGCGGGCGTCGTGGTGGCCCACCGGCACCGCCTGGCCGCGCTGGTGCTCGGCTCGTGGCTCGCGGCGTTCTGGCTGGCCCTCACGCTGACGGGCGGGTGGCTGCACCCCGAGGCGCCCTCGCTGCGCAACTTCTACATCCGCTACTGGATCCCGGTGCTGCCCGCCGCCTACGTCGGCTCGGCCGTGGTGGCCGTCGCGCTCGGCGGGCTGCTGCTGCGGCTGCTGCCCTGGCGCTCGCTCCGGGTCGTCGTCGGCTCGGCGGCGGTGGTCGCGGCGCTGGCGTGGTACGCGGTGCCCTCCGTCGACCTGTTGCGCCACCCCGGCAACGACGAGCCCGCCTGGAACGCCGTACGCGCGTGGCTGGTCCACAACGAGCCGCGCCGGGTGCTGGCCGAGCCGCGCGCCGCGCGGACGCTGACGTTCTACACGCGCGAGCCGGTCGGCGGCGACGTCGTGTGGGGCGGGGCCATCGACGCCTACCTGGGCGACTTCGACCCGTCACGGCCGCCGGCGCTCAACTCGAGCTTCCGCGGCCACCTGCCTGCCACGCGCTACCCCGCCGACGACGCGCTGCTCGTCGCGCCGACCGGGCCGAAGGGCGAGCACCTGCCCGGCACGTCGCTCTACTTCGACGCCCCGATGGACGACGACGGCTGGACCGAGGTGCTCGACGTCTACCCGCTGCGGCTCTACGTCGCCGACCGCTCGGCGCTCGCGAAGCGGCTCGGCCTCGGCTGA
- a CDS encoding carbohydrate ABC transporter permease yields the protein MAQDAPVTSHTHRPHHRTPGSVLGAVARYGALVVATLLFLLPFYLMLRNALSAETDITSPDWTLFPKSLHWGNVKEVFDDPSVSFKQSLINSSVIALAQTAGTVLLASMCGYALARIPFRFSTPIFYAVLVTLMVPPAVTFVPSFIIVSRLGWVNSYQGIIVPVMFSGFTAFLFRQYFLNFPKELEEAGRIDGLGYLGVFFRIVVPNSMAFFAAISVITVIAAWNQFLWPLVVGQDPSKWTVQVSLSTLLTAQTINLHELFMAALLSIAPLVLVFVFLQRYLVQGVAETGIKG from the coding sequence GTGGCGCAGGACGCCCCCGTCACCTCGCACACGCACCGGCCGCACCACCGCACACCCGGCTCCGTCCTCGGGGCAGTGGCGCGCTACGGCGCGCTGGTCGTCGCGACGCTGCTGTTCCTGCTGCCGTTCTACCTGATGCTGCGCAACGCGCTCTCGGCCGAGACCGACATCACCTCGCCGGACTGGACGCTGTTCCCGAAGTCGCTGCACTGGGGCAACGTCAAGGAGGTGTTCGACGACCCGTCGGTGAGCTTCAAGCAGAGCCTCATCAACTCGTCGGTGATCGCGCTGGCGCAGACCGCCGGCACCGTGCTGCTCGCCTCGATGTGCGGCTACGCGCTGGCCCGCATCCCCTTCAGGTTCTCGACGCCGATCTTCTACGCGGTGCTCGTGACCCTGATGGTGCCGCCGGCCGTCACCTTCGTGCCGAGCTTCATCATCGTCTCGCGGCTGGGCTGGGTGAACTCCTACCAGGGCATCATCGTCCCGGTGATGTTCAGCGGGTTCACGGCATTCCTGTTCAGGCAGTACTTCCTGAACTTCCCGAAAGAGCTCGAGGAGGCCGGCCGCATCGACGGGCTGGGCTACCTCGGCGTGTTCTTCCGGATCGTGGTGCCCAACTCGATGGCGTTCTTCGCCGCCATCTCGGTCATCACGGTGATCGCCGCGTGGAACCAGTTCCTCTGGCCGCTGGTCGTCGGCCAGGACCCGTCGAAGTGGACCGTGCAGGTCTCGCTCTCGACGCTCCTGACGGCGCAGACCATCAACCTGCACGAGCTGTTCATGGCGGCGCTGCTCTCGATCGCGCCGCTGGTGCTGGTGTTCGTCTTCCTCCAGCGCTACCTGGTGCAGGGCGTCGCGGAGACGGGCATCAAGGGCTGA
- a CDS encoding carbohydrate ABC transporter permease, with amino-acid sequence MSTVDATTAVGPTATTAPPRRRRRGNKGATRAFWLFAGPFLLGLVVFVYLPIIWSAVLSFTSAQNTVTSTNFIGFDNYVDLLKPGPFRSSLWTFTIFAAIIVPLTFALALLLAVLLNQVTIARAFFRSAFFLPTACSYVVASMVWKLSIFNGVRFGLANQVIGAFGFDNIAWLSSISPPWYWLVLATVRLWLQLGFYIILFLAGLQRISPELYEAAYVDGAKPGWQTFRFITVPQLRTTSVSVLLLLLIAAYQAFDEFYNLLGNSSLARPPLVYLYYTAQGNQDYGHGSAGAMILAILIIIVTLVQGRIFGFGRAEK; translated from the coding sequence ATGAGCACAGTTGACGCCACCACGGCTGTGGGACCGACTGCCACGACTGCGCCGCCGCGGCGGCGCCGGCGGGGCAACAAGGGAGCCACCCGCGCGTTCTGGCTGTTCGCGGGCCCGTTCCTGCTGGGCCTGGTCGTCTTCGTCTACCTGCCCATCATCTGGAGCGCCGTCCTCAGCTTCACGAGCGCCCAGAACACGGTCACCTCGACCAACTTCATCGGCTTCGACAACTACGTCGACCTGCTCAAGCCGGGCCCGTTCCGCAGCAGCCTGTGGACCTTCACGATCTTCGCGGCCATCATCGTGCCGCTGACCTTCGCCCTGGCGCTGCTGCTCGCCGTGCTGCTCAACCAGGTCACGATCGCGAGGGCGTTCTTCCGCTCCGCGTTCTTCCTGCCGACCGCGTGCTCCTACGTCGTCGCGTCCATGGTGTGGAAGCTGTCCATCTTCAACGGGGTGCGCTTCGGCTTGGCCAACCAGGTCATCGGCGCGTTCGGCTTCGACAACATAGCGTGGCTGTCGTCGATCAGCCCACCGTGGTACTGGCTGGTGCTGGCGACGGTCCGGCTGTGGCTGCAGCTCGGCTTCTACATCATCCTGTTCCTCGCCGGCCTGCAGCGGATCTCGCCCGAGCTCTACGAAGCGGCCTACGTCGACGGCGCGAAGCCCGGCTGGCAGACGTTCCGCTTCATCACGGTCCCGCAGCTGCGCACCACGTCGGTGTCGGTGCTGCTGCTCCTGCTGATCGCGGCGTACCAGGCGTTCGACGAGTTCTACAACCTGCTGGGCAACAGCTCGCTCGCGCGTCCGCCGCTGGTCTACCTCTACTACACCGCGCAGGGCAACCAGGACTACGGCCACGGCAGCGCCGGCGCGATGATCCTGGCCATCCTCATCATCATCGTCACCCTCGTGCAGGGCAGGATCTTCGGCTTCGGGAGGGCGGAGAAGTGA
- a CDS encoding ABC transporter substrate-binding protein has protein sequence MTHEEPDGSVSLDGLPASTRRTFLALAGGVGLAGALAACGGDSGGVGGSASGGGGSTSSAGSGGGGGGGSKPTLSQWYHLYGEAGTQQAVMRYAKEYPDANVKVQWTPGDYTSKLASGLLSNNGPDVYESNVDVDSVKSGQCVALDDIVNKADYTDADIKATSVDGKIYGVKIVDDMGLLYYRKSLLSKAGVQPPTTMDELISVTKALSSNKMKGLFIGNDAGVTPAFGGGSLLGQICWAAGSDFLTPDGKPGFLTPEVKQSFLKLQQLANSGTILLGAPTDWWDPSSFTQGLAAMQWCGLWAYPGIQKALGDDVGVVPWPKLSASVGKPSTFLGGWTSMVSAKSKNVDAAKAYTKWLWVDNEKDQEDFNTSYGFHVPPKKALAAKATKLQSGVPAEALKIFNDYAVPGNPMWTPKMNSAYADAATAIVRKKGDVDSNLAKAKAVVESELARLSK, from the coding sequence ATGACACACGAAGAACCAGACGGCAGCGTCTCACTCGACGGGCTCCCGGCCTCGACCCGCCGCACCTTCCTCGCCCTCGCTGGAGGTGTCGGTCTCGCCGGCGCGCTCGCCGCGTGCGGCGGCGACAGCGGCGGGGTGGGCGGCAGCGCCTCCGGCGGCGGTGGGTCGACCAGCTCGGCGGGATCAGGCGGCGGCGGGGGTGGTGGCAGCAAGCCGACCCTCAGCCAGTGGTACCACCTCTACGGCGAGGCCGGCACCCAGCAGGCGGTCATGCGCTACGCCAAGGAGTACCCCGACGCCAACGTGAAGGTGCAGTGGACCCCGGGCGACTACACCTCGAAGCTGGCCTCCGGCCTGCTGTCGAACAACGGTCCTGACGTCTACGAGAGCAACGTCGACGTCGACTCGGTCAAGAGCGGCCAGTGCGTCGCGCTCGACGACATCGTCAACAAGGCCGACTACACCGACGCCGACATCAAGGCGACCTCGGTCGACGGCAAGATCTACGGCGTCAAGATCGTCGACGACATGGGCCTGCTCTACTACCGCAAGAGCCTGCTGTCGAAGGCCGGCGTCCAACCGCCGACGACGATGGACGAGCTCATCTCGGTGACGAAGGCGCTGTCCAGCAACAAGATGAAGGGCCTCTTCATCGGCAACGACGCGGGCGTCACGCCGGCGTTCGGCGGCGGGTCGCTGCTGGGCCAGATCTGCTGGGCGGCCGGCAGCGACTTCCTGACACCGGACGGCAAGCCGGGGTTCCTGACCCCCGAGGTCAAGCAGTCGTTCCTCAAGCTCCAGCAGCTGGCCAACAGCGGCACGATCCTGCTCGGCGCCCCCACCGACTGGTGGGACCCGTCGTCGTTCACCCAGGGCCTCGCCGCCATGCAGTGGTGCGGCCTGTGGGCCTACCCCGGGATCCAGAAGGCGCTCGGCGACGACGTGGGCGTCGTCCCCTGGCCGAAGCTCTCCGCCAGCGTCGGCAAGCCGTCGACCTTCCTCGGCGGGTGGACCTCGATGGTCAGCGCCAAGTCGAAGAACGTCGACGCGGCCAAGGCCTACACGAAGTGGCTCTGGGTCGACAACGAGAAGGACCAGGAGGACTTCAACACCTCCTACGGCTTCCACGTGCCGCCGAAGAAGGCGCTCGCGGCCAAGGCCACCAAGCTGCAGAGCGGCGTGCCGGCCGAGGCGCTCAAGATCTTCAACGACTACGCGGTGCCGGGCAACCCCATGTGGACGCCGAAGATGAACTCCGCCTACGCCGACGCCGCGACCGCCATCGTGCGCAAGAAGGGCGACGTCGACTCCAACCTGGCCAAGGCCAAGGCCGTCGTCGAGTCAGAGCTGGCCCGACTCTCCAAGTGA
- a CDS encoding phosphatase PAP2 family protein, whose translation MSAPTLERTAPAVVPAAPVARVLRAPLRALPAARELLLLALLYVGYTTSRLLADGDVAEARRHARQVLSVERFLDIDVEHVLNDAVLHVRWLEVGAAYWYAVLHYVVTPAVLLLVWRRGPAVYRPARRALVLATAAALVGFLLFPTAPPRLLGGYTDVLDATSAWGWWGAHASAPRGLGGATNELAAMPSMHVGWAVWVALVLAGLARHRWQRAAAYAYAVGTLLVVVVTANHWLLDGVVGGALMLAALGVAGVAPVAGRTTASRRTPISFAQARTF comes from the coding sequence GTGAGCGCCCCCACCCTCGAGCGCACCGCTCCCGCCGTCGTCCCCGCCGCCCCCGTGGCCCGCGTCCTGCGCGCGCCGCTGCGCGCCCTGCCGGCGGCGCGCGAGCTGCTGCTGCTGGCCCTGCTCTACGTCGGCTACACCACCAGCCGCCTGCTCGCCGACGGCGACGTCGCCGAGGCCCGCCGCCACGCGCGGCAGGTGCTGTCGGTCGAGCGGTTCCTCGACATCGACGTCGAGCACGTGCTCAACGACGCGGTGCTGCACGTGCGCTGGCTCGAGGTCGGCGCCGCCTACTGGTACGCGGTGCTGCACTACGTCGTCACACCCGCGGTCCTGCTGCTCGTGTGGCGCCGCGGCCCGGCGGTCTACCGGCCGGCGCGTCGCGCGCTGGTGCTGGCGACCGCTGCGGCGCTGGTGGGCTTCCTGCTCTTCCCGACCGCACCACCGCGCCTGCTGGGCGGCTACACCGACGTGCTGGACGCGACCTCCGCCTGGGGCTGGTGGGGCGCGCACGCCTCCGCACCACGCGGCCTGGGCGGGGCGACCAACGAGCTCGCCGCGATGCCCTCGATGCACGTCGGCTGGGCGGTCTGGGTCGCGCTGGTGCTGGCTGGTCTCGCGAGGCACAGGTGGCAGCGGGCGGCGGCCTACGCCTACGCCGTCGGCACCCTGCTCGTCGTGGTCGTGACGGCCAACCACTGGCTGCTGGACGGCGTGGTCGGTGGCGCGCTCATGCTCGCCGCGCTGGGCGTGGCAGGGGTGGCGCCGGTCGCGGGCCGCACCACTGCGTCCCGCCGCACGCCGATTTCTTTCGCCCAGGCAAGGACTTTCTGA
- a CDS encoding TetR/AcrR family transcriptional regulator, translating into MTVLSAPPTTVDGPPAALSDTSPCAQLDARERELCTVALDLLAETGYEALSMDALAKRARASKATIYRRWSNKAELIVDALRLVGDCGFVVPDTGSLRDDLLEAARAFGTVAASRSGLFASVAHATKTDERLCTAVRERLTEPRRRVMVEIVERAVARGELPAGAARLPLAHDLLPALLMARLAMRQPVDESFVLDLVDTVLLPVLRQPVLEQQP; encoded by the coding sequence GTGACCGTGCTGTCCGCACCCCCGACCACCGTCGACGGGCCGCCCGCGGCCCTGTCGGACACCTCGCCCTGTGCCCAGCTCGACGCCCGTGAGCGCGAGCTCTGCACGGTGGCCCTCGACCTGCTCGCCGAGACCGGCTACGAAGCGCTCTCGATGGACGCGCTGGCCAAGCGCGCCCGGGCGAGCAAGGCCACGATCTACCGGCGCTGGTCCAACAAGGCCGAGCTCATCGTCGACGCCCTGCGCCTGGTGGGCGACTGCGGCTTCGTGGTGCCCGACACCGGCAGCCTGCGCGACGACCTCCTCGAGGCCGCCCGCGCGTTCGGCACCGTGGCGGCCAGCCGCTCCGGGCTGTTCGCCAGCGTCGCCCACGCGACCAAGACCGACGAGCGCCTGTGCACCGCGGTCCGCGAGCGGCTCACCGAGCCGCGGCGCCGGGTCATGGTCGAGATCGTCGAGCGCGCCGTGGCCCGTGGCGAGCTGCCGGCCGGCGCAGCGCGCCTGCCGCTGGCGCACGACCTGCTCCCCGCCCTGCTCATGGCCCGGCTGGCGATGCGCCAGCCCGTCGACGAGTCCTTCGTCCTCGACCTCGTCGACACCGTGCTGCTCCCGGTGCTGCGGCAGCCCGTCCTGGAGCAGCAGCCGTGA